AGGATACAAGACTGGCTCCCTCTCTCCCACGGTTCAGGAAGAAAGCAGACAAGCAGTTTGCCAGAGTCTCGCGCGTCTTTCCTCTCCCTTCCTAGTTCTGGAGGGGTGGGTGAAGGAGCCCCGGGGAGCATAAGCAGGCTGACCACGGCCTGGCGGGCATCTGCAAGACACGGGAGCAGAAGGCAGGATGCCCAGAGGGGTTCTTGACGTTTCTGCCAACTGTGGATGCAGGGCAGGTGTGATGGACCACCGAAGAAATCAGGcactgtgtgtgttgtgtgtgtattcGGACTGATGGCGAGCAAGATATGTTCATGGCGTTTGCGGAATGAGAGGTCATGGCATTGATTTGGCCCTGGGCTGCGGGGACGCCCGCCAGGTGCCCACGGCTTGAGGTCCTGGCAAGGGGTTGGGCTGAGCGGTCGTGTAACAATATGGCGGCCTCCACCGCCTGCCTCCTTTGGAGCTCCAAGAGCACAGGGACCGCAGGGCACCCCACCGGCAGATATGGCTCAATCTCAATCCGCCACTGGCACCAAGAGGGGCAGTGGCCAGGGACACCCCCCATCAGTGCCTTGAAGGGCCGTGTCCCCTCCGCAGCACAAATGCATATGGAAGGGGGAAGTTCTCCTCAACTGGGGCAGCAGGGCCCAGCGTCGGGCCTCCTCCCAATTTGGGGGTGCGTCCTCCCTGCCCCGAGAACGGCGCAGCGGTCGGTCAAGGCACAGACTTTGCAAGAGCACAGACAAGAGAGGGGAGAAAGTGTTGGCTAGCATGACACACAGCGGGGCTGGGGGGTTACAAAAGAAGGAAACCTCTCTTGGAAATGCAAGGACTAGCGGGGACCCCCCCGCTCAGATCCCCCGAAAAAGATATAAGGCACCCGAAAGTAGCCCCCACCGTCTCCACGGATGAAGAGGAGCTCGCAGTGTTTGCGGCAGTCGGTGGGAAGTGCATaaatggaaggagaggggggcTCTTCACCAGCTGGCCTCCTCTCAGGCCTGGGCTCCGGTCGCTTTCTGAATGAGCGGGATCTGCgagggagaagagagggtgggACAAAGACCGTCAAGGAGTGTTTCCTCCTTCCCGTAGCTTCTTACTTGTTTATATGCTACCCTTCCTCAAAGGTTCTCAGgacaaaagcacaaataaatagttaaaacagaaacgACAAAATAGGAacaagccccctccccaagccccacacatttaaaaggctgtcgaatattaatcagcccaagacctggttgaagaggaacatttttgcctgacagctaaaggtgtataatgaaggggccaggggagtctccctggggagagcatctcacaaacggggagccaccgcagaaaaggccccgttcttgtgttgccaccctccggacacCTTGCAGAGGAGGCACAAAAAGAAGGGTCTCCGAGGACAATTGCAGGATCTGGGTCGGTTCATAAGGGGAGAGATATTGCAGTCCTGACAGTTTAAGGCTTTAATTGGGCCCGGAACTCATCAGCAGCCTGGACTCAGCGTCGCTGGggaattcaaaatggcacccaaatgTAGGCAAAAAACTACTCCTTAAGCTTGGGAACCATCTGGTTGTGGAAGCTTAAGATGTATCCAAATGCATATAACAtcagaagagactgctggatcagaccaaagggggcCCTGCCTGGTCcaacttcctgttctcacaggggccaaacaGACACCCATTGTAGGAAACAGCTAAGCTGGACCCGAGCGCAACAGCAACTCTCTCCCCCTTGCAGTTCCCAGGAACGGGCATTCGGGGGCATTTACAGGTCAAACTTGTTCTTCCACACTTTTCCCTTCCgcataactttccattaatgtgcttcgatacagcactttgggaacatccaacttcttctgcaattaccttTTGAGGCTTTCTCTCCTTATGGAGAGtctcaatgatggctttctgcacaactgtcaggtcagcagccttccccatgattgtgcttcctactgaaccagactgagagaccatttaaaggctcaggaacccattgcaggtgttatggattgaatagctactgcaccgtttcacaatattctaattttctgagattgttaatttggggttttcatcagctgtatgccataatcatcacaattataacaaataaaggcttggcatgtatcgctttgcatgtcatgagtctatctcatatattagtttcaccttttaagctgaattactgaaataaacgaacttttccacgatattctaatttttcgagtttcacctgtactgtCTCCAACACTGCCACAGGggcattgtggctggtagcccaacagccatatcctccaaaacaaTTCCTTAACCTGCTCACCTGTTGCCCTCGCTCCATATCGTTAGGTGCCAGGCAAGAACATTCCTTCGTGTGGTGGGACAATTATTATTTCAGTTTGTTACAATACTACGTATTTTGATGTTTTTATCTTAtaaactgccctatgatcctcagatgaagggcagtatagaaattaattcaataataaaaataaacccaCTCGTTTGGACCACTAACACTGAATGTTGTGTGGCCGTCAATGCCATTGTTTAAGTATATGCTGTGAGAATGAGGACTCCCTTTTGTCCCTCCtgaacccccatcattcagcttcacCAGTGTCTCCAATGAGTTCTGGTATTGAagaaagaagagcctgctggatcaggccaatggcccatctgccGTGAGCTCCAGTtaagaaaagaagcagaaattaaagcagcatttaaaaaatatatatatttcaaagggCAGGCAGACTGTTCCTGTCTGCCCTGCCCACCTCACCTTGGAGAGGTCGACCCCTGTGAGGGCATGGACGGACGCAGGGAGCTCAGCCAGCAGCCGGTTCACATCCGTAGTCATCTTGTTGTTTTCCCCGCTGAGGATAACGATTTCATCCACCTTTGAGAGAGGTGCGGCCACCTTGGCAGCAATCTGAGagggacagagagaaagagagagagaaggcagtgtGTCAGGATCCAGGCACAGACCCCAGGGGGAGAGAGGCagatagctctctctctcccccccccccatccccatccGCCTCCTCACCTGGGGCAGGGCGTCCAGGACCAAGGCCATCTTGGCTGCCTCCCCATACTGCTGGTAGGCCTCTGCCTTGAGCTTCATCTTCTCAGCCTCCGCTTTGCCAATGGCCTCGATCACCAGGGCCTCCGCCTCTCCGATCTTGCGGATCTTCTCCCCTTCGGCCCGAGCGATTAGCACCTGCTTCacccttgagagagagagagctttgtcTGAGTTTTCCCCCTAGGATGTGGGGCACACAAGGCCTAAGAGTGGGGCGCCTCCTCCAGCGGTGGCTCAGAGCAGGGGCTTTCCAGACCCTCCACGCAGCAAAAGTTCTCACAGGGGGGTCCATGGGTAGCTTTACTTGGGGACACATCCCCAGCCCCCTCTGGCTGCGCAAGGCCCCCTAAGGAAGGGAAATCCCTCCCTGCAGCCGCACTCACTTCTCTCCCTCGGCAATCTCCTGCATGCGGTGCGCCTCTGCTTCCGCTGGCAACTTGACAGTGGCGATGAGCTCCTTGTCCATGCGGATGACCTCCTGTTCCTCAACGTCAATCTGCTTCCGGCGCTGCACGACCTCAATCTCGATCTCCTCTTGGCGGATCTTCTGCTGCTCTTTGGCTCCTTGCAGCTCGTACGCCAGCTGGGCCTGCGCCGTCTGCAAAGAGATGGGGAAGGGGCCACAAGTTGGTTACACAGCCTGCAGTTGAAAAAAAGCCCCCACTTCATCCTGATGAGCCCTATAAATCACTCTGAGGCTCAGGACTGGGTTACACCAGCATCCTACATTCCCCTGTCCTTGTGTGACAATGTCCTCACCCCCTCTCTGCAAACTGTAAATTCACTTTAACTTATATGTCACTTGgctgtgaaaaacaacaacctcaataaattatcaataaaaagaatTAACCACAGTAACTTAAGACTTTCATGTTGCAATGGACTATAGACTAAAAGCAGATTAGAACTTGCACCAGGTGTCTAAACGTCAGTGCAGGCTTGTCAAAACAAGAATTCGTAGCGGGGGCCTAAAGACTCcttgcctgcctggtgtcaataggcagggagttccaaagtgtaggtgctgccccACTAAAAGatcgagttcttacaaatgcagaacagggaATATATAGTGCCTGTAACAGAGTCAGTTCCACCAATCAAACAAGGTTAAGTGGGTGCATATGGGAAAGGGTGATTTGACAGGTAAGCTGGTCTCAAGTTGTTaaaggctttatatactaatattaACACCTGGAACTTGGGGCCTGGAACTCAACTAGCCTCCTTTTCCAGGTCTCCGCTCCACAACCTATTTATTCTTCCCTTTTGTCACCGAAACCACTTCCCAATTTTTATCCTGCCTGCACACCAGCATTGTGTCTCTGCTGTGGGCAGGCAGCAGCTGTGCGGAACCATCCCAGAGAAACCAatttctcaaacaccttggtggtTGGTGAACACTCTGGCTGATGGCTCCtacacccacctacccaccccagAAGTTAGAAAGTCCTTTCTACCGAAGCCCCAAAGCGCTCCTCTGAGTCCCAACCCTCTCCACGCACCTTTATGTTGATCTCTTGGCTGAAGGCGGCTTTCTGCATTTCGAAGGCACGCTTCGAGTCGGCTACCTTGGTGTCCGCCATGAACTTCACATCCAGCATTTCTCTCTTGTattctgcctcctgcaggaggaaaACAGTCAGAAGGCAGAGGTCAGCTGACCACGCTCAGAGTGACGCTGGAGCCTGGGCAGGAGCATAAGACgggcctctcctctcctcctgcgCCATTTGACGTACCCGGATGCCGGCGTCTCGCTCTGCCTCGGCCACCCCGATGTCGGCGTCTCTCTGCACCACGGCGGTCTGGGTCTTCCCTAGTGAGCTCAGGTAGCTGACTTTATCGTAGACATCCTGCGCGGGGAGGAGAGAAATTGCTCCATTCAGGAAACATGAGAGAGAGACGTAGCTCAGCGGACAGGAATGCAGACCGGGAACTTCCCTGCCTCTCTGAGGGCAAGGGCCGTAGTTCAGCATCCGAGCCCCTGAgtagcatgcagaaggccctgggttcaatccccaatggcatctcagggtagagctgggagagaccccttggacagctgctgctgccagttagtgcaggcagcactgagctagatggcctgaCTCTGTGTACGGCAGCTTCCTTTGTATTTGAATAATCCACTAAGCAACAAAGGCCTTTCTGGGGTATTGAAACAGATGATCAGACATGACGAGAGGCATATAAAAATGATGTCTGGCATGGAGACATTGGATGGaggtttccttccctctctcgtAATCCTAGAACCCACAGGCCTCCAACGAAGCTGCGTGTTGGAGGGTCAGAgcaaaggaagcacttcttcacgcagcgcagagttagactgcggaactccctcccacaggaggcagcgagggCTAACTCAAAAAGGGACGCGGCTCGTACCTTGATAGTGAAACTCAGGATCTCAATGCCCATCCGGCCCACATCAGGAGCCGCCACTTCCCGCACGAGCTTGGCAAATTGGTCCCTGTCCTGGTAGATCTGCTCGACGGTCAAGGTCCCTGCAGAAGGGGGAGGCAGAAGACAAGATGGTGGCTGGCACGACGGAGGCAAAGTGGCTACgaaggagggagtccaggagacGCCCGTACGGCATGTGCTTCTGCCAAGCCAAGTGAGCAGAAAgaaaggtcccatctgcactaaacATCTAAACCAATCATTGTACTGCTTCGAACGGTCATGGCTTGCCCGCTAAAGATCTTGGGATGTGTAATTTATTAAGGGTGCTCAGAGTTGTTCCCAAGAACCCTATGCTCCTCAAagaactaccattcccagcattccctgggaaggattgattgttaaaccactctgggcatTGCAGCTGCGGGAGgcgaacaggggtctcctaacaactctgagcaccctgaacagactgcagctcccagagttctttgggggggggcgccATGGACGTTTAAAGGGGTGCAATGCTGCTTTAAACATATAATAGCGCAGATGGGGTCAATGGTTATGCTACCCAAGGAGCAAAGAGTTTAGCTAGCTCTTCTCAGGCAGCGACATGCACACTGAAGTTGAAAGGACTGCAATTCAACAGTACTTTTTTATTATGTCCAGGGGAATTGTATGTAaaaggagttggaagggaataaAAAACATTCCCTACCTAAGTTGCAAGCAATCACAATGCCCTGACATAATCAATAAGCAACAAAGCATGGAAAACGCACAAACATCGTTCCAACATGCTCTACAACGTGTGAACGCTTGATAAAACTCACTAAATATATCTAAAAAATTCTTTACaacaggaaaatagggacactcctGTAGAGtcagtagaattgtagagttggctcagggaccccaagggtcatctagtccagccctctgcaaggcaggaatctcaaagcatccatgacagatggccatctaatctctgcttaaaaacctccaattaaGGGGACTTGCAGGGGGAATTCATTCcagtgtcgaacagctcttatcatcaaaaagttcttcctgatgtttagtgggaaactcctttcttgtaacttgaatccattggtccgagtcttaccttccagagcaggggaaaacaatcttgctcactcttccatgggacagcccttcagatattggaaaATGGCCATCCtgtctcctctccatctcctctttcccagtttaaacatacccaactccctcaactgctcctcatcaggcttggtttacAGGCCCTTGACCAtcctggtctccctcctctgcccaccttccagtctgtcaacatccttcttaaattgtggtgcccagaactggacacagtacctcaggtgtggtctgaccaaggcagaatagagaggtactatgacttcccttgacctggacacaaGACCTCTGTTGATGCGGCCTAGAACTATAGATACCACAGCTTCCATTACTCTTCCATAAGAAGTTGAAGACTGCCATTGCCTCAGATTAAAGAACCGTCAGCTTCACACAATAAAAGCACCACCTGTGTATTTACGACATTTTGAATGCAACCAAGCAGTTAAATATATTGCATTTAATATCCCAGTTGCTTTTACGTATGTTTTCCTccttgacaaaaaaaaaatgctaCTGAAACAGTGTTGGGAACACCAATCCTTGCAGCCGCTTATTTCCAGATGTTTATGTGAAGCGAGAGAGGGCGCCCCCCCAGCCACGCCCCCCACCTAGGATGGAGCGCAGGTGCCCTTCCAgcgtctggaggaccacattctTGATGTCCTGCACGTTCTTGCCCAGGAACTGCTCACAAGCCACCGCGAGAAGCTCCCTCTCGGTCAGGATTTTCACCtgcaggcaaagagagagagagagagaaaagaagacgaCATTTGACGTGAGCCGCGAAGGGGCCAATACGGTCATCGAAGTGATAGGCTAGTGACAGAAGCAGAGCCTGTGACCGCTGGGGCACCCTTGGGGTGGCTCGGCTCGGCCCCCACAAGGATCAGGTCACCAGGAGCCCTCTTCATACCCATCAGCAGCAAACCAGGAGTTTTTGTTAGGAGGCAGGCTGCAGGGGAGCCTTGTGCCTGATTTTAAAACTCTTTGCATCGCTTCCTGATCCGGGAGAGCAAACCAACAGTGGCCCCAGAGGAAGCAGCCTCAAAGCAGCAAGGCCATGAGTTCTGGGGGTCCCGGCACCCTAGCTCTGCATCCAAGAGGAGGACATGCCGTAAGCCAGGTGTGGGGGCATCGCCACtcctccccagatgttgctgggcaccagctcccatcattcccttgGAAActtgggagttggaggccagcaacagctggagggccacagggtccccCACCTGCTGTAAGCAAAACCAGGAGCCCACCCCCCTCTCGCTCCTGCCGGAGGGAGGCAACTGAGGCATCAACCCATTGCACACGGAGCTCAAAAGCACCCCTGCATGAACAATTCAGAAGGTTTGGCATCATAATGTCAGAATGTATGCGAACTTGcttctgctctcccccccccccaaaagtcatTTCCTTAAAACTGGGAGCTCTTGAGAGTAAGCAGGCCGGCCAGATCACCTGagtgcttttctctttctcccgaaattaataataataataataataataataattattattattattattattattattattattattatttatttatttatttatttatttatttatttattgtttacaccccgcccatctggccgagtttccccagtcactctgggcggctcccaatcgagtgttaaaaacaatacagcattaaatatttaaaacttccctaaacagggctgccttcagatgtcttttaaataaataagagaagatagctgcttatttccttgacatctggtgggagggcgttccacaggtcaggcgccaccaccgagaaggccctctgcctggttccctgtaacctcacgtctcacaatgagggaaccgccagaaggccctcggcactggatctcagcggATGGTACAAGCTGGTGCAAAGCCAGCAGGCCTCTCTTGTACCAGTTTCAGCTGATTATTCCGTTTGGGGATTGCAAGCGCCACTTGAGATCGGCAGGAAGGGGGTAGCTGTTTATCCCAACTGCAAAAAATGAGCCAGGGAAGTTTGGGTGGTGGGGGTCTGTATTGGACTCTGCAGGTTATccaccaggaaggaaggaagcctgtATGTCTGTGTAGGCTGGACATAATTTCACTCTCCCATCCTGGGGCCACTCCTAAAGTtcaagtttctcccccccccgcctcctttAGCCTTTAGGGGTCTTAGCCAACTAGATtctgctcagagcagacctattaaACTGATGCATCTCATTCAGTCACTCCTGTCACTTCAGTTGCTGTACTCTGAGCAGAAATAACATCGGATGCAACCTCAAAATTCCTTCTCTCGTCTGGCCTGGTAGGAAAGAGAATGCACCCAAATggcacagaaagaaaaagaaaaaaaacattcccaggaggaggtttttttttaaaattaaaaaattaaaaagcaaattaaaaatgtGAGCCGGCCAGCAGGCTTGataaaatatacataaaataGCAGGAGACAGAGGCTTTATTAATGTTAACACAGCTGGGATTACGAAGgcaatgaacttttaaaaaataaaaatcctacagCTGTTTTAATTGGGGAAGCCAGGAGTTCATCGCCACATCGCACAACCCCAGAGAAAACTCAAAAATAAcgaggggaggaaaagggagaggagACAGATGTGATGGGAGGAATCCCAGTGCCTTATTAAGGAGAAACTTCCCCCAGGGCAAGCATATTCACTTGCCCCACTGAACAATCCCTGCTCTCCTCtgcgctgttctgggggttctcttgaCCACTCTTCCAAGAGCCAATTAGGGTGGGGAacgtggggaaaggaggggggtggAAGCCTCATTGTGCCAGCCCT
This genomic window from Podarcis raffonei isolate rPodRaf1 chromosome 15, rPodRaf1.pri, whole genome shotgun sequence contains:
- the FLOT2 gene encoding flotillin-2 isoform X1, which produces MGNCHTVGPNEALVVSGGCCGSDEKQYVYGGWAWAWWCISDTQRISLEIMTLQPRCEDVETAEGVALTVTGVAQVKILTERELLAVACEQFLGKNVQDIKNVVLQTLEGHLRSILGTLTVEQIYQDRDQFAKLVREVAAPDVGRMGIEILSFTIKDVYDKVSYLSSLGKTQTAVVQRDADIGVAEAERDAGIREAEYKREMLDVKFMADTKVADSKRAFEMQKAAFSQEINIKTAQAQLAYELQGAKEQQKIRQEEIEIEVVQRRKQIDVEEQEVIRMDKELIATVKLPAEAEAHRMQEIAEGEKVKQVLIARAEGEKIRKIGEAEALVIEAIGKAEAEKMKLKAEAYQQYGEAAKMALVLDALPQIAAKVAAPLSKVDEIVILSGENNKMTTDVNRLLAELPASVHALTGVDLSKIPLIQKATGAQA
- the FLOT2 gene encoding flotillin-2 isoform X2, with protein sequence MGNCHTVGPNEALVVSGGCCGSDEKQYVYGGWAWAWWCISDTQRLSLEVMTILCRCENIETSEGVPLYVTGVAQVKILTERELLAVACEQFLGKNVQDIKNVVLQTLEGHLRSILGTLTVEQIYQDRDQFAKLVREVAAPDVGRMGIEILSFTIKDVYDKVSYLSSLGKTQTAVVQRDADIGVAEAERDAGIREAEYKREMLDVKFMADTKVADSKRAFEMQKAAFSQEINIKTAQAQLAYELQGAKEQQKIRQEEIEIEVVQRRKQIDVEEQEVIRMDKELIATVKLPAEAEAHRMQEIAEGEKVKQVLIARAEGEKIRKIGEAEALVIEAIGKAEAEKMKLKAEAYQQYGEAAKMALVLDALPQIAAKVAAPLSKVDEIVILSGENNKMTTDVNRLLAELPASVHALTGVDLSKIPLIQKATGAQA